In Microbulbifer sp. THAF38, the sequence ACAGTCGGCAAGGCCCACGGGGATCTACTCGAGGCGTTGCAGCTTCTCAACCTGAGTGAAGAGGACCTGCGCCAGGCGGGGATTGCCATTTACAAGGTGGCAATGTCATGGCCCCTGGAGCCCCGCGGTATCGGTGAGTTTGCCGATGGCATGGAGCGCCTGCTGGTGGTTGAGGAAAAACGCCCACTGGTGGAAGACCAGCTGAAGAATCTTTTATATGGCTGGGAGGATGGCCGCCGCCCGAAAGTGGTCGGCAAGAAAGATCTCAATGGTGAAGACCTGCTACCGGCGATCTGGGGGTTTGGCCCGGACCAGGTGGCCAAGGCCATCGCCCGCTGGTTGGCGGACACCGATCTTGCCCAGCGACTGATTCCACTAGCAGAAAAGCTGGGTGGCAATGTGCCGCAGCGGGTCCAGGGTCTATTGGCGCGGGAGCCGATCTTCTGTGCTGGCTGCCCCCACAATACTTCCACCAAGCTACCGGAGGGCAGTCTCGGCAGTGCCGGTATTGGCTGTCATATTATGGCGCTGGGCAAGGGGCTGCGCACCGATACCTATTCCCATATGGGCGGTGAAGGCGCGCACTGGGTGGGGCTGCACCGCTTCTCTAGTGCCGAGCATATTTTCCAGAATATGGGTGACGGTACCTATAACCACTCCGGCCTGCTGGCTATTCGCCAGGCGGTGGCCAGCAAGGTCAATATCACTTACAAAATTCTGCTCAACGATGCGGTAGCCATGACCGGTGGCCAGCCCGCCGATGGCGAAGTAAATGCCCCCAGCCTGGCCGCGCAGCTGCTGGCTGAGGGGGTGGGTGAGGTGGTCCTGCTCAGTGAAAACCCCGATCACTGGCACCAGCACCGAGGCCAGTTGCCGGCGAAGGTGGAAGTACTGGACCGTTCCGAGTTGGATACCGTCCAGCGCCGCCTGCGTGAAACGCCCGGTGTCACCGCCATTATTTACGAGCAGGTGTGCGCCGCAGAAAAACGCCGCCGCCGCAAGAAAAAACTGATGGTGGATCCGCCCAAGCGCCTGCTGATCAACCAGCGCGTATGTGAGGGCTGTGGCGACTGCAGTGTGCAGTCGAGCTGTATCGCCGTAGAGCCGCTGGAAACTCCCTATGGCCGGAAACGCCAGATTAACCAGTCCAGCTGCAACAAGGATATGCGCTGTGCCGATGGCTTCTGCCCCAGTTTTGTCACTGTCGAGGGCGGTGAACTAAAAAAACCACCGGTGCAGTCCCTGGCCGAGTCCCTGGATGCTGCCATTGTCGATTTGCCGGCGGCGCCGGTGGCCGCCTTGGAACAGCCACTCAGTATTTTGGTGGCCGGTATCGGCGGCAGCGGTGTACTTACCGTGGCCGCACTTCTGGGCATGGCCGCGCATCTGGAAGATAAAGGCAGTACCACGCTCTACTTCACCGGCCTGTCACAAAAGAATGGCGCGGTGGTTGCTCACGTAAAAGTGGGTGCGCGCCCAGAAGCCATTACCACTGCGCGTATCCGCGATGGCGCCGCCGAGCTACTGCTCGGTTGCGATATGGTCACTGCTGCCGGTCAGCGCCCCAAGTTTGCTACCGGCAAAATACGCGCGTTGGTCAATACGGCCGAGGTACCGGTGGCGGCGTTTGTGCGTAACAACGAACTGGCCTTCCCGGCAGATGCCACCCAGCAGAGCATTGAGTCCCTTTGTGCCGAGTACTTTGCCTTCGATGCGAATAAATACGCACAGGCACTGTTTGGCGATACCGTTGCCAGTAACCTGATGATCATGGGCTTCGCCTGCCAGAAAGGGCTGCTGCCTATTGGTGAGGCGGCATTGGAGCGGGCCATCGAACTGAATGGTGTGGCGGTGGAAAACAACCTGCGCGCATTCCGCGCTGGGCGTTTGTTGGCGACGGACCCGAGGGCGATTGAAAAACTGGCGGTGCCGGCGCAGCCAGTAAAAATGATTGAGCCTCAGGAGTCTGTGGAGCAACTGATCGCACGTTTGAGCAGCGAGCTGAATGAATACCAAAATGCCGCCTATGCTCGCCAGTTCACACAGTCTATTGCGCCGCTGCAGCGAGCGGAGTCGGCCCTGGCCGGTACAGCGGGGGAGTTAACCCGCACCGCGGCTAACAGCCTGTTCAAAGCCATGGCCTACAAGGATGAGTATGAGGTAGCACGCTTGTACAGTGGCGAAGATTTCCAGCGCCAACTGCGTGAGACGTTTAGCGGCGATTACTCCCTGAAATTCCATATGGCCCCGCCCGTGTTGGCTCGTCCTGATGCCAGTGGTCGGGTGCGCAAGATGCAATTTGGGCCCTGGATGGGCCGCTTAATGCCGCTGTTGGCGCGGGGTAAAGTACTGCGCGGTACCGTGCTGGATGTATTTGGTTACACCAAAGAGCGCCGCGCCGAGCGCGATTGGGCCCGCCAGGTGGCCCAGGCGGTGGAATCGGTGGCGGCCCAGCTGA encodes:
- a CDS encoding indolepyruvate ferredoxin oxidoreductase family protein, translated to MAMVEGDQELGFDTEYSLKAAFTRDSGRVFLTGIDALVRLPLMQKRMDELAGLNTAGFVSGYRGSPLGGYDQALWRHKKLLAEHDIHFEPGINEDLGATNIWGTQLIDHYRKQATRDGVFSIWYGKGHGVDRTADVFRQANIQGTAKLGGVLALCGDDHTAESSMFSHNTDQIFESVMMPLLFPASIDEYLTLGLAGIALSRFSGLWVGFKAITETVEAGASLVVPSLPQFSIPADFPIPAHGLNYDPHLNWPAERLEYERRMLEERLPAARAFAYANRLDRTTHKAERKRFGIVTVGKAHGDLLEALQLLNLSEEDLRQAGIAIYKVAMSWPLEPRGIGEFADGMERLLVVEEKRPLVEDQLKNLLYGWEDGRRPKVVGKKDLNGEDLLPAIWGFGPDQVAKAIARWLADTDLAQRLIPLAEKLGGNVPQRVQGLLAREPIFCAGCPHNTSTKLPEGSLGSAGIGCHIMALGKGLRTDTYSHMGGEGAHWVGLHRFSSAEHIFQNMGDGTYNHSGLLAIRQAVASKVNITYKILLNDAVAMTGGQPADGEVNAPSLAAQLLAEGVGEVVLLSENPDHWHQHRGQLPAKVEVLDRSELDTVQRRLRETPGVTAIIYEQVCAAEKRRRRKKKLMVDPPKRLLINQRVCEGCGDCSVQSSCIAVEPLETPYGRKRQINQSSCNKDMRCADGFCPSFVTVEGGELKKPPVQSLAESLDAAIVDLPAAPVAALEQPLSILVAGIGGSGVLTVAALLGMAAHLEDKGSTTLYFTGLSQKNGAVVAHVKVGARPEAITTARIRDGAAELLLGCDMVTAAGQRPKFATGKIRALVNTAEVPVAAFVRNNELAFPADATQQSIESLCAEYFAFDANKYAQALFGDTVASNLMIMGFACQKGLLPIGEAALERAIELNGVAVENNLRAFRAGRLLATDPRAIEKLAVPAQPVKMIEPQESVEQLIARLSSELNEYQNAAYARQFTQSIAPLQRAESALAGTAGELTRTAANSLFKAMAYKDEYEVARLYSGEDFQRQLRETFSGDYSLKFHMAPPVLARPDASGRVRKMQFGPWMGRLMPLLARGKVLRGTVLDVFGYTKERRAERDWARQVAQAVESVAAQLSTDNIVAARELLEIPMQVRGYGHVREQKFALVQERWQKLFTQFSARNGVEEPAAVS